One stretch of Cohnella algarum DNA includes these proteins:
- a CDS encoding enolase C-terminal domain-like protein, whose product MGEITIRDVKTILTAPEGINLVVVKIETSEPGLYGLGCATFTQRYLTVANAVEHYLKPFLIGKDPQRIEDIWQTAMVSSYWRNGPVLNNALSGVDMALWDIKGKRAGMPLYELLGGKCREAAAVYRHADGRDEREVEENARSFMEQGVRYVRCQLGGYGGRGQTIRSPAGALPGAYYDPDAYARSVPRLFDHLRASIGFEIELLHDVHERVPPIEAVRLAKQLEPYRLFFLEDPLSPEQLDGFAAIRGQSATPIAMGELFTHPREWTPLISGSLIDFIRVHISAIGGLTPARKLAALGEAFGVRTAWHGPGDVSPVGHAANLHLDLCVPNFGVQEWYGFSDRIREVFPGCPELRDGYAYPNDKPGLGVDIDEALAAQYPCVNRLPDWTLARLPDGTSARP is encoded by the coding sequence ATGGGAGAGATTACGATCCGCGACGTGAAAACGATTTTGACCGCGCCCGAAGGGATCAATCTGGTCGTCGTCAAAATCGAAACGTCGGAGCCGGGGCTTTACGGGCTCGGCTGCGCGACGTTCACCCAGCGGTATTTGACGGTGGCGAATGCGGTCGAGCACTATTTGAAGCCGTTTTTGATCGGGAAGGATCCGCAGCGAATCGAGGATATCTGGCAGACGGCGATGGTCAGCTCGTATTGGCGCAACGGCCCCGTGCTGAACAACGCATTGTCGGGCGTCGATATGGCGCTGTGGGATATTAAAGGGAAGCGGGCCGGAATGCCCCTGTACGAGCTGCTCGGGGGCAAATGCCGCGAAGCGGCGGCCGTCTACCGGCACGCGGACGGACGGGACGAACGGGAAGTCGAAGAGAATGCGAGGAGCTTCATGGAGCAAGGGGTTCGCTACGTTCGCTGCCAGCTTGGCGGCTACGGCGGCCGCGGCCAGACGATCCGCTCGCCCGCCGGCGCGCTTCCCGGCGCGTATTACGACCCGGACGCGTACGCGCGTAGCGTTCCCCGGCTGTTCGACCATTTGCGCGCCTCAATCGGCTTCGAGATCGAATTGCTTCACGACGTCCACGAGCGCGTCCCGCCGATCGAAGCGGTGCGGCTTGCCAAGCAGCTCGAGCCGTACCGGCTCTTTTTCCTCGAGGATCCGCTTTCGCCCGAGCAGTTGGACGGGTTCGCCGCCATTCGCGGCCAGAGCGCGACGCCGATCGCGATGGGCGAGCTGTTCACCCACCCGCGCGAGTGGACGCCGCTCATCTCCGGCTCGCTGATCGATTTCATCCGCGTGCATATCAGCGCGATCGGCGGACTGACGCCGGCTCGCAAGCTGGCCGCGCTCGGCGAGGCGTTCGGCGTGCGCACGGCATGGCACGGTCCCGGGGACGTCTCGCCGGTCGGCCATGCGGCGAACCTCCATCTGGACTTGTGCGTTCCGAATTTCGGCGTGCAGGAATGGTACGGTTTTTCCGACCGGATCCGGGAAGTGTTCCCCGGCTGTCCGGAGCTTCGGGACGGATACGCCTATCCGAACGACAAGCCGGGCCTCGGCGTCGACATCGACGAAGCGCTCGCGGCGCAATATCCGTGCGTCAACCGGCTGCCGGACTGGACGCTGGCGAGGCTGCCCGACGGCACTTCCGCCCGGCCGTAG
- a CDS encoding DUF350 domain-containing protein has translation MKDFGIDLLNVAIGIGILLIVLLVGAFAFGKLTRFDDGEEIAKGNEAAGLYMGSKLLGLCIIVAMVSFGSDDWLAMIVWSGVGIVIQCLVYLIFDFLTPKFKVCDEIAKGNLAVAQLLRSIIIGTSIVIGTFLM, from the coding sequence ATGAAAGATTTTGGAATCGATTTATTGAACGTGGCGATCGGGATCGGCATTCTTCTGATCGTGCTGCTGGTCGGAGCGTTCGCGTTCGGCAAGCTGACCCGATTCGACGACGGCGAGGAAATCGCCAAAGGCAACGAAGCGGCAGGGCTGTACATGGGAAGCAAGCTGCTCGGGCTTTGCATCATCGTCGCGATGGTGTCCTTCGGCTCGGACGACTGGCTCGCCATGATCGTCTGGTCCGGAGTCGGCATCGTCATTCAATGCCTCGTCTATTTGATTTTCGATTTCCTGACGCCGAAATTCAAAGTTTGCGACGAAATCGCCAAAGGTAATCTGGCCGTCGCCCAACTTCTGAGATCGATCATCATCGGGACGTCGATCGTCATCGGTACGTTTCTCATGTAA
- a CDS encoding MHYT domain-containing protein, translating to MEHVHVHGTYDPALVIFSYIVAVMASFTVLDLAGKINATKGKVRGLWLFFGAVAMGMGIWSMHFVGMLAFSLPVPVAYDLWLVFVSVLAAIAASFIALYVVGTGSLSLGKLFIGGTLLATGISAMHYIGMGAMLIDITYDPLLFAASIAIALAASYAALWLAFYFRQGQGKRDSWKKAGSGLIMGAAVVGMHYTGMAAARFEHGEKSALASGMVLDQQLLAYVIVAGTILTLGLSLGGIVISNRFARKNSEVKRSEKRYKSLYENTQEGVIFVNMEGKIVEFNPAASAITGMKPSYFYNKPASVLLSIAPEEERDKLAKLFEQAFRGARSIRKPPSCAATGEGWSSA from the coding sequence ATGGAGCACGTTCACGTTCACGGTACCTACGATCCCGCGCTTGTTATTTTTTCCTACATTGTCGCCGTCATGGCCTCGTTTACCGTGTTGGATCTGGCCGGGAAAATCAACGCGACGAAGGGAAAAGTACGGGGGTTATGGCTGTTTTTCGGAGCCGTCGCCATGGGCATGGGCATCTGGTCGATGCATTTCGTCGGCATGCTGGCTTTCTCGCTTCCCGTTCCGGTTGCCTACGATTTGTGGCTCGTGTTCGTGTCCGTGTTGGCCGCGATTGCGGCATCCTTTATCGCTCTGTACGTCGTCGGTACGGGCAGCTTGTCGCTCGGCAAATTGTTCATCGGCGGAACGCTGCTTGCGACCGGCATATCGGCGATGCATTATATCGGAATGGGCGCCATGCTCATCGATATCACCTACGATCCGCTGCTGTTCGCGGCTTCCATCGCGATCGCGCTGGCCGCGTCGTACGCGGCGCTGTGGCTGGCGTTCTATTTCCGGCAAGGGCAAGGGAAGCGCGACAGCTGGAAAAAAGCCGGCAGCGGCCTCATTATGGGCGCGGCGGTCGTCGGCATGCATTATACGGGGATGGCGGCCGCCCGTTTCGAACACGGGGAAAAGTCGGCGCTCGCTTCGGGGATGGTGCTCGATCAGCAATTGCTGGCTTACGTCATCGTCGCCGGTACGATTTTGACCCTCGGTCTGTCGCTTGGCGGAATCGTCATTTCCAATCGGTTCGCCCGCAAAAATTCGGAAGTGAAGCGCAGCGAGAAACGCTACAAATCGCTTTACGAGAATACGCAAGAAGGCGTTATTTTCGTCAATATGGAGGGGAAGATCGTCGAATTCAATCCGGCAGCTTCCGCCATTACCGGAATGAAGCCGTCTTATTTTTACAATAAGCCGGCCTCCGTGCTCCTCTCCATCGCGCCGGAGGAGGAACGCGACAAACTGGCGAAGCTGTTCGAACAGGCCTTCCGGGGGGCTCGTTCAATACGGAAACCGCCATCGTGCGCGGCGACGGGCGAAGGCTGGAGCTCAGCGTGA
- a CDS encoding GntR family transcriptional regulator gives MPIPPNFSSPIRMSAKERVFSQIQRWIIDGTLGPGEKLIDAELAESLAVSRTPIREALQLLEVQGLVAMFPGKETRVTSIEKEDIFKLYPTLAALHALAAEDAARLIVPEQIETLKELNARFAEAIESERPYQAMEFDEQFHNVVVDASDNPYVASYSASLQIHIRRFKYVFLKQPVTATQASVEEHAAIISALEKRDSGLASGMMKQNLIRPMHELHALI, from the coding sequence ATGCCGATCCCGCCCAATTTTTCGTCGCCGATTCGAATGTCGGCCAAGGAACGCGTATTTTCCCAAATCCAGCGCTGGATTATCGACGGGACGCTCGGTCCGGGGGAAAAGCTGATCGATGCGGAGCTTGCGGAATCGCTGGCGGTCAGCCGGACGCCGATCCGGGAGGCGCTTCAGCTGCTGGAAGTGCAAGGCCTGGTCGCCATGTTTCCCGGCAAGGAAACGCGCGTCACGAGCATCGAGAAGGAAGATATATTCAAGCTGTATCCGACGCTTGCGGCGCTGCACGCGCTGGCGGCCGAGGATGCGGCCCGCCTGATCGTGCCGGAACAGATCGAGACGTTGAAGGAGCTCAACGCCCGGTTCGCGGAGGCGATCGAAAGCGAAAGGCCTTATCAGGCGATGGAATTCGACGAGCAGTTCCATAACGTCGTCGTGGACGCGTCGGACAATCCGTACGTCGCATCCTACAGCGCATCGCTGCAAATTCACATTCGCAGATTCAAGTACGTGTTCCTCAAGCAGCCCGTGACGGCGACGCAGGCATCGGTGGAAGAGCATGCCGCGATTATATCCGCGCTCGAAAAGCGGGATTCCGGGCTGGCATCCGGCATGATGAAGCAAAACCTGATCCGTCCGATGCACGAGCTGCACGCGCTAATCTAA
- a CDS encoding MalY/PatB family protein has protein sequence MKEQFDRIIPREGTRSVKWDPEFLSFIKADGTLPMWVADMDFAAPEAVRTALQERVAHGVFGYPFADSAYYDAVIYWHRKRHGWSIQKDWITITPGIVPALNFLVLALTEPGEGVIIQEPVYGPFREAVESHGRKLFNNRLVSENGYYRMDLADLERKAADPETKLLILCSPHNPVGRVWKEEELRQVGDICRRHGIVVVSDEIHGDLILPGSRHIPFASLGDECAELSIVCTAPSKTFNVPGLQTSNLIIPNPELKKKLDKQLNLFHVGGANVLGLTATAAAYSPEGEQWLDELLLYLDGNAQRIAEELARTLPSVRYLKPEGGYLAWLDFRDLSGDDKQLEQRMKQEAKVLLSPGPIFGEGGEGFMRLNYGCPRSILDEALSRIGRTFGW, from the coding sequence ATGAAGGAACAATTCGATCGAATCATCCCGCGGGAAGGCACGAGGTCGGTCAAATGGGACCCGGAATTTCTATCGTTCATAAAAGCGGACGGCACGCTGCCGATGTGGGTGGCGGATATGGATTTTGCCGCGCCTGAGGCGGTTCGGACCGCGCTGCAGGAGCGGGTCGCCCACGGCGTGTTCGGCTATCCGTTCGCCGATTCGGCCTACTACGACGCGGTTATTTACTGGCATCGGAAACGTCATGGGTGGAGCATTCAAAAGGATTGGATCACGATCACGCCGGGGATCGTGCCCGCGCTCAATTTTCTCGTATTGGCGCTTACGGAGCCGGGAGAAGGCGTCATCATTCAGGAGCCCGTTTACGGGCCCTTCCGCGAGGCGGTCGAAAGCCACGGCCGGAAGTTGTTCAACAATCGGCTCGTTTCGGAAAACGGCTACTACCGCATGGACTTGGCGGATTTGGAGCGCAAGGCGGCCGACCCGGAAACGAAGCTGCTCATCTTGTGCAGTCCGCACAATCCGGTCGGCCGCGTTTGGAAAGAAGAGGAGCTTCGCCAGGTCGGCGACATCTGCCGCAGACACGGCATTGTCGTCGTCTCCGACGAAATTCACGGGGATCTGATTTTGCCGGGCTCGCGGCACATTCCGTTTGCTTCGCTCGGCGACGAATGCGCGGAGCTGTCGATCGTTTGCACGGCGCCAAGCAAAACGTTCAACGTGCCGGGCCTGCAAACCTCCAACCTGATCATTCCGAATCCCGAGCTGAAAAAGAAGCTGGACAAGCAGCTGAATTTGTTCCACGTAGGGGGAGCGAACGTGCTCGGATTGACGGCGACGGCGGCGGCCTATTCTCCGGAAGGGGAGCAGTGGCTCGACGAGCTGCTTCTTTACCTGGACGGAAACGCGCAGCGAATCGCGGAGGAATTGGCCCGGACGCTGCCGTCCGTCCGTTACCTCAAGCCGGAAGGCGGCTATTTGGCTTGGCTCGACTTCCGGGATCTGTCCGGCGACGACAAGCAACTGGAGCAAAGGATGAAGCAGGAAGCGAAGGTGCTGCTTAGCCCCGGCCCGATTTTCGGCGAAGGCGGGGAAGGCTTTATGCGGCTTAACTATGGCTGTCCGCGAAGCATCCTGGACGAGGCGCTGAGCCGGATCGGCCGGACGTTTGGCTGGTAA
- the modB gene encoding molybdate ABC transporter permease subunit codes for MIDWQAFWEPVRLSLQVALLSGIAALVLGTAAAWRMAGATFFGKSLLETAFMLPLVLPPTVVGFILLVVLGRRSPIGKGIEWLASAPLLFTWWAAVVASVIVAFPLVYQTMKTGFSSIEPELEDAARSAGAGEWQVFRYITLPLAFRSLLTAFILGFSRALGEFGATLMIAGNIPGKTQTVPTAIYVAVDSGNTGMAWAWSVAIVAISYVMLLLAGRKTR; via the coding sequence ATGATCGATTGGCAAGCCTTCTGGGAGCCGGTGCGCCTTTCGCTGCAGGTGGCGCTCCTGTCCGGCATCGCCGCTCTCGTCCTCGGCACCGCCGCCGCCTGGCGGATGGCCGGAGCAACGTTTTTCGGCAAAAGCCTGCTGGAAACGGCGTTCATGCTTCCGCTCGTGCTGCCTCCCACCGTCGTCGGCTTCATCCTGCTCGTCGTGCTGGGGCGTAGAAGCCCGATCGGGAAAGGGATCGAATGGCTGGCTTCGGCCCCGCTTCTGTTTACATGGTGGGCGGCGGTCGTCGCTTCCGTCATCGTCGCGTTTCCGCTTGTTTATCAAACGATGAAAACCGGCTTTTCCTCGATCGAACCCGAGCTCGAGGATGCCGCGCGCTCGGCCGGCGCCGGCGAGTGGCAGGTTTTTCGCTACATTACGCTTCCGCTCGCCTTCCGGTCCCTGCTGACCGCGTTTATATTAGGGTTCTCGCGGGCGCTCGGCGAATTCGGCGCGACGCTCATGATCGCCGGCAACATTCCCGGCAAAACGCAAACCGTGCCGACCGCCATCTATGTCGCCGTCGATTCCGGCAACACCGGGATGGCTTGGGCATGGTCGGTCGCGATCGTCGCGATTTCCTATGTCATGTTGCTGCTGGCGGGCAGAAAAACGCGATAA
- a CDS encoding glutathionylspermidine synthase family protein, whose product MSRINRISRIGLSHDEVFRDELADAVPYHRMYGKEYCVPSFVHYGETEVEAIRAAAESVDNVFWKALRFAQRFLPDSFLKTYLGLHPALLAAARVEVPFHGLSRQDWIVNEAGMKCIENNTDTPTGVPETAYLACELAKRHSPHPATSGGMRSAIRTAFAELIEHYRSNGLDGLIVFSSYGWHLEDRINAEYVRNAVGEAGYRTAYAPLEELEIVPGDGLYLNGERISILYRLYPLEYLVHDTEEATGEPVGRHLLKLVELGKLGLINPAQSIITQSKGFMALIWSLYERRDETEAYCGFQLFDAEDAKTIETYLLPAYYENTLFVRTGTPYVAKGYWGREGKGTALYDDAGRLLLDEWGAEDGETPETRQYYERQPKMYQRLFPMQELTIETEDGPYTGYLLTGAFVVGGRYCGLLPRVGGKITGDMAYYCPAIIHKGGTVG is encoded by the coding sequence ATGAGTCGGATAAACCGGATAAGCCGAATCGGACTTTCCCACGACGAAGTGTTCCGGGACGAGCTTGCGGATGCCGTTCCCTACCACCGGATGTACGGCAAGGAGTACTGCGTGCCGTCCTTCGTTCATTACGGGGAGACGGAGGTCGAAGCGATTCGCGCGGCGGCCGAGAGCGTCGACAACGTGTTTTGGAAAGCGCTGCGGTTCGCCCAGCGTTTTTTGCCCGATTCCTTTTTGAAAACGTACCTCGGCCTTCATCCCGCGCTGCTCGCCGCAGCCCGGGTGGAGGTTCCGTTTCACGGCCTGTCTCGCCAGGACTGGATCGTGAACGAGGCGGGAATGAAATGCATCGAAAACAATACGGATACGCCGACAGGCGTCCCGGAAACGGCTTATTTGGCGTGCGAGCTGGCGAAGCGGCATTCGCCGCATCCCGCGACGTCCGGAGGGATGCGATCGGCGATACGGACCGCTTTTGCAGAGCTTATCGAACACTACCGCTCGAACGGCCTCGACGGGCTGATCGTTTTTTCCAGCTACGGCTGGCATCTGGAGGATCGGATCAACGCCGAGTACGTGCGGAACGCGGTCGGCGAAGCGGGTTATCGCACGGCGTACGCTCCCCTGGAGGAACTGGAAATCGTGCCGGGCGACGGCCTTTATTTGAACGGCGAGCGAATTTCGATCTTGTACCGGCTGTACCCGCTCGAATATCTCGTTCACGATACCGAGGAGGCAACGGGGGAACCGGTCGGCCGCCATTTGCTGAAGCTGGTCGAGTTGGGCAAGCTCGGACTGATCAATCCGGCGCAGAGCATTATAACGCAGAGCAAAGGATTCATGGCTTTGATTTGGTCGTTGTACGAACGCCGGGACGAAACCGAAGCGTACTGCGGATTTCAGCTGTTCGATGCCGAAGACGCGAAGACGATCGAAACGTATTTGCTCCCCGCATATTACGAGAATACGCTTTTCGTTCGGACGGGGACGCCCTACGTCGCCAAAGGGTATTGGGGACGCGAGGGCAAAGGGACGGCCCTGTATGACGACGCGGGGCGCCTCCTTCTGGACGAGTGGGGCGCCGAAGACGGCGAGACGCCGGAAACGCGGCAATATTACGAGCGCCAGCCGAAAATGTACCAGCGGCTATTTCCGATGCAGGAGCTTACGATCGAGACGGAGGACGGGCCGTATACCGGCTATTTGCTGACGGGGGCGTTTGTCGTCGGCGGGCGCTATTGCGGACTGCTGCCCCGGGTTGGCGGCAAAATTACGGGGGATATGGCGTATTACTGTCCGGCGATAATCCATAAGGGAGGAACAGTGGGATGA
- a CDS encoding SDR family NAD(P)-dependent oxidoreductase encodes MNESKTAKTALVTGGAVGIGKGVALAFASRGYDIAISHFGEEDQANAVAARIRNEFGRTCFVRPCDLTEAAAPSALVGEAVRELGRLDVLVNNAGVSRFSDVRKLTPGEFDRLVHLNLRAPLLAMQAAAAHMVERGIRGSIVNITSTRAERAHPGDAVYGATKAGLTRASQSAALDLAPYGIRVNCVAPGATASREGEDVRRWYEAIGRKIPLGRTGTTADIGEACAWLASEQAAYVTGTTLRVDGGLIVPGMPEDVSPEAGYGWGRPFAD; translated from the coding sequence ATGAACGAATCGAAGACGGCGAAGACGGCGCTGGTCACGGGCGGAGCGGTCGGGATCGGCAAAGGCGTCGCGCTCGCGTTCGCTTCGCGCGGTTACGACATCGCGATAAGCCATTTCGGGGAAGAGGACCAGGCGAATGCCGTTGCGGCCAGGATTCGGAACGAATTCGGCCGAACGTGCTTCGTTCGGCCGTGCGATCTGACCGAAGCGGCGGCCCCGTCCGCGCTCGTCGGAGAGGCGGTCCGCGAGCTCGGACGGCTCGACGTTCTCGTCAACAACGCCGGCGTTTCACGGTTTTCCGACGTGCGAAAGCTTACCCCCGGCGAATTCGACCGCCTCGTTCATTTGAACTTGCGGGCGCCGCTGCTGGCGATGCAGGCCGCCGCGGCGCATATGGTCGAGCGGGGCATTCGGGGAAGCATCGTCAATATCACATCGACGCGGGCGGAGCGCGCGCACCCGGGCGACGCGGTATACGGCGCGACGAAGGCGGGCCTGACCCGGGCAAGCCAATCGGCGGCGCTCGATCTGGCGCCGTACGGCATCCGGGTCAACTGCGTCGCGCCCGGGGCGACGGCCTCCCGGGAGGGGGAAGACGTCCGACGCTGGTACGAGGCGATCGGCCGGAAAATTCCGCTCGGCCGGACCGGAACGACGGCCGACATCGGCGAAGCGTGCGCGTGGCTCGCTTCGGAGCAGGCCGCCTACGTGACCGGAACGACGCTGCGGGTGGACGGCGGGCTGATCGTCCCCGGCATGCCCGAGGACGTGTCGCCGGAAGCCGGCTACGGCTGGGGCCGGCCGTTCGCCGATTAA
- a CDS encoding substrate-binding domain-containing protein, which translates to MTSDTSYTTEEVAKLLKISKLTVYDLIKKGELPSYKVGKQMRVDASDLEAYKRKAKGKMSGSVQPSPDNAARSIPAASAAGRPFVITGQDVSLDILANYLEKRGEFGRPLRSYAGSLDSLIAMYRGEADIVSTHLLDGDTGEYNLPYIRKILTGFSYIVVHLLVRNAGFYVRAGNPLKIENWDDLGRPGLRIANREKGSGARVLLDEQLRLRGISPGAVAGYGDEQTNHIGVAGKVSSGDADVGVGAEKAAAIVGQVDFIPLIRERYDLVALKTPENESRIAALLSILRSDAFRQELGAISGYDLSLTGTILFET; encoded by the coding sequence ATGACAAGCGACACATCCTACACGACGGAAGAAGTGGCGAAGCTGCTCAAAATCTCCAAGCTCACCGTATACGATCTCATCAAAAAAGGCGAGCTGCCTTCCTATAAAGTCGGCAAGCAGATGAGAGTGGATGCTTCGGATCTGGAGGCGTACAAACGGAAAGCGAAAGGGAAAATGAGCGGAAGCGTTCAGCCTTCTCCCGACAACGCCGCCCGTTCGATTCCGGCGGCGAGCGCGGCCGGTCGTCCGTTCGTCATTACGGGGCAGGACGTCAGTCTCGATATTTTGGCCAACTATTTGGAAAAGAGAGGCGAATTCGGCCGTCCGTTGCGCTCTTACGCCGGGAGTCTGGACAGCCTGATCGCGATGTACCGCGGAGAAGCGGACATCGTCAGCACGCACCTGCTGGACGGCGATACGGGCGAATACAATTTGCCTTACATCCGCAAAATTTTGACCGGTTTTTCTTATATCGTCGTCCATCTGCTCGTCCGAAACGCAGGCTTTTACGTACGGGCCGGAAATCCGCTCAAGATCGAGAATTGGGACGACCTTGGGCGGCCCGGGCTGCGGATTGCCAACCGGGAAAAGGGCTCGGGAGCCCGGGTGCTGCTGGACGAGCAGCTTCGGCTTCGCGGCATTTCGCCGGGCGCGGTCGCCGGATACGGCGACGAGCAGACGAATCACATCGGCGTCGCCGGCAAAGTCTCCTCCGGCGATGCGGATGTCGGCGTAGGGGCGGAGAAGGCCGCGGCGATCGTCGGGCAGGTCGACTTCATTCCGCTCATCCGGGAACGTTACGATCTGGTCGCGTTAAAAACGCCCGAAAACGAGTCCCGGATCGCAGCCTTGCTTTCGATTTTGCGGTCGGACGCCTTCAGACAGGAGCTGGGAGCCATTTCCGGCTACGATCTGTCATTGACCGGGACGATTTTATTCGAGACATAG
- a CDS encoding putative bifunctional diguanylate cyclase/phosphodiesterase, protein MRGDGRRLELSVSNVPIAVDDQAAGTYIMFRDITTEKRAKEQIYHLAYHDELTGLPNRRMFDRLLAQKIDSAKAQQTGFAIMVLDIDRFKLINDSLGHTYGDQLLKDVCGRIQRCMDGFEATLARMGGDEFTLLFDGHRIEQMQELAERIVAALGLPYRLKDNDFYVTASIGIALYPDHGTDAVQLLKNADMAMYEVKNRGKNGFRFFSSELNSQLQSRVEIEADLRKALERKELSLHYQPQIRTEDDAMIGVEALVRWMHPVKGVVSPGQFIPIAEETGMIYEIGTWVLREACRQMKEWHDAGGPLIPVSVNLSSQQFHQPHLTTYIRQILEETRLEPRYLELEITESMMMNPSITIEILNELTEIGVRISLDDFGTGYSSLSYLKQLPIHKVKIDRSFIRDITFNNKDKAIVATIISMAQNLNMEVIAEGIETKDQLDILTANDCRKIQGYYYSRPLAAGDVERDFFLPQRGTTAKPVFRKDT, encoded by the coding sequence GTGCGCGGCGACGGGCGAAGGCTGGAGCTCAGCGTGAGCAACGTCCCGATCGCGGTCGACGATCAGGCGGCGGGAACCTACATTATGTTCCGGGACATTACGACGGAAAAGCGGGCCAAGGAGCAAATTTATCACCTGGCCTATCATGACGAGCTGACGGGTTTGCCCAACCGCCGGATGTTCGACCGCTTGCTTGCGCAAAAGATCGATTCGGCAAAGGCGCAACAGACCGGCTTTGCCATCATGGTCCTGGATATCGACCGGTTCAAATTGATCAATGACTCGCTCGGCCATACGTACGGCGATCAGCTGCTTAAGGATGTGTGCGGACGGATTCAACGCTGCATGGACGGGTTCGAGGCTACTCTTGCCCGAATGGGCGGCGACGAATTTACGCTGCTGTTCGACGGCCATCGGATCGAGCAGATGCAGGAGCTGGCGGAGCGGATCGTGGCTGCGCTCGGCCTTCCGTACCGTCTGAAGGACAACGATTTTTACGTGACGGCCAGCATCGGGATCGCGTTGTACCCCGATCACGGAACCGATGCGGTTCAATTGCTGAAAAACGCGGATATGGCGATGTACGAGGTCAAAAACCGCGGGAAAAACGGCTTCCGCTTTTTCTCGTCCGAGCTGAACTCGCAACTGCAATCGCGGGTCGAAATCGAAGCCGATTTGCGCAAGGCGCTCGAACGCAAAGAGCTGTCGCTTCACTACCAGCCGCAAATCCGCACCGAGGACGACGCGATGATCGGCGTCGAAGCGCTGGTGCGATGGATGCATCCGGTCAAAGGGGTCGTGTCGCCGGGACAGTTTATCCCCATTGCCGAAGAAACGGGCATGATCTACGAGATCGGCACCTGGGTGCTTCGCGAGGCGTGCAGGCAAATGAAGGAATGGCACGATGCGGGGGGGCCTCTCATTCCCGTATCGGTCAATTTGTCTTCGCAGCAATTTCATCAGCCGCATTTGACGACCTACATCCGGCAGATTTTGGAGGAAACCCGGCTTGAACCCCGGTATCTGGAGCTGGAAATCACGGAAAGCATGATGATGAACCCTTCAATAACGATTGAAATCCTGAACGAGCTGACGGAAATCGGCGTGCGGATCAGCTTGGACGATTTCGGAACGGGGTACAGCTCGCTCAGTTATTTGAAGCAATTGCCGATTCATAAAGTCAAAATCGACCGCTCCTTCATTCGCGACATCACGTTCAACAATAAAGACAAAGCGATCGTCGCGACGATCATTTCGATGGCGCAAAACCTGAACATGGAAGTCATCGCCGAAGGCATCGAGACGAAGGACCAGCTCGATATATTGACCGCCAACGATTGCCGGAAAATCCAGGGTTATTACTACAGCCGGCCCCTGGCGGCGGGGGACGTCGAACGCGATTTTTTCCTGCCCCAGCGCGGGACGACCGCAAAACCGGTATTTCGGAAAGACACGTAA
- the modA gene encoding molybdate ABC transporter substrate-binding protein has translation MFNFVKNGSALCALLAFGLLAACGSNANTAGPNGPAAESPASTAEASGKTVELTVSAAASLTDALSDIERSFEAAHPNIRIGFNFGASGALQQQIEHGAPADLFFSAAAKNMQALVDGGYIEADRQTDLLANSLVVIVPADGTATVAQESDLTRDAIKKIAVGIPESVPAGSYAKEALTRAALWDELQPKLVQAKDVRQVLQYVETGNADAGFVYRTDAIGSESARIAFEVDPDAYSAIRYPVGIVKTTKHAAEAELLYDYLLSPEAGEIFESYGFAAAGRP, from the coding sequence ATGTTCAATTTCGTTAAAAACGGTTCCGCTCTTTGCGCTCTTCTCGCCTTCGGGCTGCTTGCCGCCTGCGGTTCGAATGCGAACACGGCCGGCCCGAACGGACCCGCAGCCGAATCTCCCGCTTCTACCGCCGAAGCATCCGGAAAAACCGTCGAGCTCACCGTTTCCGCCGCCGCGAGCCTGACCGACGCGCTTTCCGACATCGAGCGATCGTTCGAAGCCGCGCACCCGAACATCCGCATCGGCTTCAACTTCGGCGCATCCGGCGCGCTGCAGCAGCAAATCGAGCATGGCGCTCCGGCCGATCTGTTTTTCTCCGCCGCCGCCAAAAACATGCAGGCGCTCGTGGACGGCGGCTATATCGAAGCCGACCGGCAAACCGATCTGCTCGCGAATTCGCTCGTCGTCATCGTGCCTGCGGACGGGACGGCGACCGTTGCGCAAGAAAGCGATCTGACGCGGGACGCGATCAAGAAAATCGCCGTCGGCATTCCGGAAAGCGTGCCGGCCGGCAGCTACGCCAAGGAAGCGCTGACGCGCGCAGCGCTATGGGACGAGCTGCAGCCGAAGCTGGTGCAGGCCAAGGACGTGCGTCAAGTATTGCAGTACGTGGAAACGGGAAATGCGGATGCGGGCTTCGTCTACCGGACCGACGCCATCGGCTCGGAAAGCGCCCGGATCGCCTTCGAAGTCGATCCGGACGCTTATTCCGCGATCCGCTATCCGGTCGGCATCGTCAAGACGACGAAGCATGCCGCCGAGGCGGAACTGCTATACGATTACCTGCTGTCCCCGGAGGCCGGCGAAATTTTCGAAAGCTACGGGTTTGCCGCGGCAGGGCGGCCGTAG